Proteins encoded in a region of the Drosophila gunungcola strain Sukarami chromosome 3L unlocalized genomic scaffold, Dgunungcola_SK_2 000005F, whole genome shotgun sequence genome:
- the LOC128259092 gene encoding GATOR complex protein Iml1 isoform X10 — protein sequence MKLYKLNTHTRGCNKSYDADLVMNLKDHPNANVGDVVEIYAPDEENGTHLLLQITEFNGSCGRDVISIESGIANAFKMRQYSNVVMRIVNPADVALDSIEITFKDQYMGRSEMWRLKTYLTDTCVYVNKKIDYNDMQIRCQVYEMWSQGERVASGVITEDTKIVFRSSTSMVYLFLQMSSEMWDFDIHGDLYFEKAVNGFLTELFQKWRKLSCNHEVTIVLFSRTFYAAKCLDEFPEHMRDCLQQDYKGRFYEDFYRVAIQNERCDDWCTVLGQLRKLFTSYQATVLRYHEREHMKIPPATNSSATQGNFLEVLNISLNTFEKHYLDRTFDRTGQLSVVITPGVGVFSVDRELTNITKQRIIDNGVGSDLVCVGEQPLHAVPLLKFHNKDTTLTSADDYSLPHWINLSFYSTNKKIAYSSFIPRIKLPLFGSQLTLYDDAGEGGEGEENESHFLSCNQSEYKHNSLFDYDAYDEQIFQPLPAQSTCSLQRVVRAKKTSVPSLETYAYRNNDWENLTPTQIPAMRRKMSDPDIHHGTSAMLAALQPDTTNLSESLASEKNSRRTIVSIAPIVRPGRALINPFDPSQVTIKLTSNRRRWTHIFPKGPTGVLIQQHHYQAVPAKTTQAGQQRPLQQIQNNSQAGSNNNNEQEDYGCENEEQYDRVSTRSLLSKSASSQSFVIGDEKIDFFKRRQNSLMNALPANVPNLTATQAKSYLWGATGEQEWTPAITTVKHLRPIVEGEHHHLGGLEALRAVAVDPPPDPEAGGGGGRGKIIIGVDWKSLTIPACLPITTDYFPDKRSLNNDYVISDYTLLPDDVNHDYAQSRAVYRKPLSTEEVCKEIVSQRLAQGFQLIVVDEKPPTAGGCSSGSAVQPVKPPCEINKEYLLSIGRIFHKISLTGSVITVTGYRPRHPYPPINVDYRYRFHAPQHETYEISGVNFTTEKLENFNWNHMDLYICTRGDVDYPLMESLKYWRYRMYLLPRENIVSKIASCQRCDIFPDVTADNTREQVEDFVRLIEAVSKLKRQFARRARH from the exons ATGAAGCTGTACAAGCTGAACACACACACGCGTGGATGCAATAAATCCTACG ATGCGGACCTGGTAATGAACTTGAAGGATCATCCCAACGCCAACGTGGGCGATGTGGTCGAGATCTATGCCCCCGACGAGGAGAACGGAACCCACCTGCTGCTCCAGATCACGGAGTTCAATGGGAGCTGCGGTCGGGATGTGATCAGCATCGAGTCGGGCATTGCCAATGCCTTCAAGATGCGTCAGTACTCCAATGTGGTGATGCGCATAGTTAACCCAGCGGATGTGGCCCTGGACTCCATAGAGATCACCTTCAAGGATCAGTACATGGGACGTTCGGAAATGTGGCGTCTCAAGACTTATTTG ACGGACACCTGCGTGTATGTGAACAAGAAGATCGACTACAATGACATGCAAATTCGATGCCAGGTCTACGAGATGTGGTCGCAGGGCGAGCGAGTGGCCAGCGGCGTCATTACGGAGGACACCAAGATAGTCTTTCGGAGCAGCACCTCAATGGTTTATCTTTTCCTGCAAATGTCCTCGGAAATGTGGGACTTTGACATCCATGGAGATCTGTATTTCGAGAAGGCAGTGAATGGTTTTCTCACTGAGCTCTTCCAGAAGTGGAGGAAGTTAAGCTGCAACCATGAGGTTACTATAGTTCTCTTCTCCCGCACCTTCTATGCGGCCAAGTGCTTGGACGAGTTCCCCGAGCACATGCGCGACTGTCTGCAGCAGGACTACAAGGGTCGCTTCTACGAGGACTTCTACCGCGTGGCCATTCAGAACGAGCGCTGCGATGACTGGTGCACGGTGCTGGGACAGCTGCGAAAGCTGTTCACCTCCTATCAG GCCACAGTGCTGCGCTATCATGAAAGGGAGCACATGAAAATCCCCCCAGCCACCAATTCCTCGGCCACGCAAGGCAACTTCCTCGAGGTACTGAACATCTCGCTGAACACCTTCGAAAAGCACTACCTGGACAGAACTTTCGACCGCACCGGTCAGCTCTCTGTGGTCATAACCCCGGGCGTGGGTGTATTCTCAGTGGATCGAGAGCTGACCAACATCACCAAGCAGCGCATCATCGACAATGGAGTGGGCAGCGATTTGGTCTGTGTGGGGGAACAGCCGCTGCATGCAGTGCCGCTACTTAAATTCCACAACAAGGACACCACTTTGACCTCCGCCGACGACTACTCCCTGCCCCACTGGATTAACCTGAGCTTCTACTCCACCAACAAGAAGATAGCATATTCTAGCTTTATACCTCGCATTAAGCTGCCACTTTTTGGCTCTCAGCTGACGTTGTACGATGACGCAGGCGAAGGCGGCGAGGGCGAGGAGAACGAGAGTCACTTCCTAAGCTGCAATCAGTCGGAATACAAGCATAACTCGCTTTTCGACTACGATGCCTATGACGAGCAAATCTTCCAACCATTGCCCGCTCAGAGTACTTG CTCTTTGCAGCGCGTGGTGCGAGCCAAGAAGACATCGGTGCCCAGCCTGGAGACCTATGCCTATAGGAACAACGATTGGGAGAATCTCACACCCACACAGATTCCGGCTATGAGGCGCAAAATGTCCGATCCAGATATTCATCATGGCACCTCGGCAATGCTGGCTGCTTTG CAACCGGATACCACGAATCTCTCAGAGTCTCTGGCTTCGGAGAAGAACTCCCGTCGAACAATCGTCAGCATTGCCCCCATAGTGCGACCCGGACGCGCTCTCATCAATCCCTTTGATCCCTCGCAAGTCACCATCAAGTTGACTTCCAATCGCCGTCGCTGGACGCACATCTTTCCCAAGGGTCCAACCGGAGTGCTTATACAACAGCATCACTATCAAGCGGTGCCAGCGAAAACCACGCAAGCGGGTCAGCAGAGACCATTACAGCAGATCCAGAACAACAGTCAGGCAGgaagcaataacaataacgaGCAGGAGGATTACGGATGCGAGAATGAAGAGCAGTACGACCGAGTGTCCACCCGTTCTCTGCTGAGCAAGTCCGCCTCCTCGCAGAGCTTTGTCATCGGTGACGAAAAAATTGACT TCTTCAAGAGGCGTCAAAACTCGTTGATGAATGCCCTGCCCGCCAATGTGCCCAATCTAACGGCCACCCAGGCCAAATCCTATCTCTGGGGAGCCACTGGGGAGCAGGAGTGGACGCCAGCAATTACCACAG TCAAGCATCTGAGGCCGATCGTCGAGGGCGAGCATCATCATCTGGGCGGCCTGGAGGCACTAAGAGCTGTGGCCGTAGACCCGCCCCCCGATCCGGAGGCGGGCGGAGGCGGCGGAAGAGGAAAGATCATCATAG GTGTCGACTGGAAGTCGCTCACCATACCCGCCTGTCTGCCCATCACCACGGATTACTTTCCCGACAAGCGTTCATTGAACAACGATTATGTGATCTCGGATTACACGCTGCTGCCCGATGATGTGAATCATGATTATGCCCAGAGTAGAGCTGTTTACAGGAAACCTCTGTCCACGGAGGAGGTGTGCAAGGAGATCGTTTCGCAGCGTTTGGCTCAGGGTTTCCAGTTAATCGTGGTCGATGAGAAACCCCCCACTGCGGGCGGATGCTCCTCAGGATCTGCGGTGCAGCCGGTGAAGCCGCCCTGCGAGATTAATAAGGAATACCTGCTCTCCATTGGCCGCATCTTTCACAAAATCTCACTGACCGGTTCGGTGATCACAGTCACGGGTTATAGACCCAG ACACCCATATCCTCCAATAAACGTGGACTACCGGTACCGCTTTCATGCCCCACAGCACGAGACCTACGAAATATCTGGTGTTAATTTTACAACCGAGAAGCTGGAGAACTTTAACTGGAACCACATGGATCTGTACATTTGTACGCGAGGAGATGTGGATTATCCACTGATGGAG AGCCTTAAGTACTGGCGCTATCGCATGTACCTGCTTCCCAGGGAGAACATTGTGAGCAAGATCGCCAGCTGTCAGCGCTGCGACATATTCCCCGATGTGACGGCGGACAATACCCGGGAACAGGTGGAGGACTTCGTCCGGCTGATCGAGGCGGTCAGCAAGCTGAAGCGCCAGTTTGCGCGCAGGGCGAGA CATTAA
- the LOC128259092 gene encoding GATOR complex protein Iml1 isoform X4: MKLYKLNTHTRGCNKSYDADLVMNLKDHPNANVGDVVEIYAPDEENGTHLLLQITEFNGSCGRDVISIESGIANAFKMRQYSNVVMRIVNPADVALDSIEITFKDQYMGRSEMWRLKTYLTDTCVYVNKKIDYNDMQIRCQVYEMWSQGERVASGVITEDTKIVFRSSTSMVYLFLQMSSEMWDFDIHGDLYFEKAVNGFLTELFQKWRKLSCNHEVTIVLFSRTFYAAKCLDEFPEHMRDCLQQDYKGRFYEDFYRVAIQNERCDDWCTVLGQLRKLFTSYQATVLRYHEREHMKIPPATNSSATQGNFLEVLNISLNTFEKHYLDRTFDRTGQLSVVITPGVGVFSVDRELTNITKQRIIDNGVGSDLVCVGEQPLHAVPLLKFHNKDTTLTSADDYSLPHWINLSFYSTNKKIAYSSFIPRIKLPLFGSQLTLYDDAGEGGEGEENESHFLSCNQSEYKHNSLFDYDAYDEQIFQPLPAQSTCSLQRVVRAKKTSVPSLETYAYRNNDWENLTPTQIPAMRRKMSDPDIHHGTSAMLAALQPDTTNLSESLASEKNSRRTIVSIAPIVRPGRALINPFDPSQVTIKLTSNRRRWTHIFPKGPTGVLIQQHHYQAVPAKTTQAGQQRPLQQIQNNSQAGSNNNNEQEDYGCENEEQYDRVSTRSLLSKSASSQSFVIGDEKIDFFKRRQNSLMNALPANVPNLTATQAKSYLWGATGEQEWTPAITTVKHLRPIVEGEHHHLGGLEALRAVAVDPPPDPEAGGGGGRGKIIIGVDWKSLTIPACLPITTDYFPDKRSLNNDYVISDYTLLPDDVNHDYAQSRAVYRKPLSTEEVCKEIVSQRLAQGFQLIVVDEKPPTAGGCSSGSAVQPVKPPCEINKEYLLSIGRIFHKISLTGSVITVTGYRPRHPYPPINVDYRYRFHAPQHETYEISGVNFTTEKLENFNWNHMDLYICTRGDVDYPLMESLKYWRYRMYLLPRENIVSKIASCQRCDIFPDVTADNTREQVEDFVRLIEAVSKLKRQFARRARGLTNSPFRERVGSNRLPEKRPSINVRPKLENGRIPRIFPATDAAATAGLSARDDQDDGFPVDIKFSPNATLVEIFEAMKHPVTGVGYFSQTQSLPSCTFVSYDALMWLKTRLNNGRHPLELLEAMRKERMICHASGDWKKPVVPGFVFYYVVQQDKNAKDYAPPLSDYSAFVNEWLEIEFQGCSFLWYDEPLTTPVPNFLRDSPAPQSWTETCSNKRVYRQSHLEIDVNQKSDRMEWGHVKHHTVLQPGFAFEIVVEWVTSSGPIVADLIGGWMRKANQFNFLVSVPADPMAEPFTKKSDPLRGPIFIPLCTTFLPNGAALFDEFPEESRSDRMLFLQEAILAKFGFLPCVLEKKYSVGKDLPKEYQYVHCTGNMFALIRCATNNYQVESPILQEANVTRCVYGHTNNTNVPKKVGFLWAWNHMIPNKKWKAQTINNSADGELFQLKMLKDFREFCSNSDQRLSTFWSQSQELKRKAQKFEFNNNNTDEVKPK, encoded by the exons ATGAAGCTGTACAAGCTGAACACACACACGCGTGGATGCAATAAATCCTACG ATGCGGACCTGGTAATGAACTTGAAGGATCATCCCAACGCCAACGTGGGCGATGTGGTCGAGATCTATGCCCCCGACGAGGAGAACGGAACCCACCTGCTGCTCCAGATCACGGAGTTCAATGGGAGCTGCGGTCGGGATGTGATCAGCATCGAGTCGGGCATTGCCAATGCCTTCAAGATGCGTCAGTACTCCAATGTGGTGATGCGCATAGTTAACCCAGCGGATGTGGCCCTGGACTCCATAGAGATCACCTTCAAGGATCAGTACATGGGACGTTCGGAAATGTGGCGTCTCAAGACTTATTTG ACGGACACCTGCGTGTATGTGAACAAGAAGATCGACTACAATGACATGCAAATTCGATGCCAGGTCTACGAGATGTGGTCGCAGGGCGAGCGAGTGGCCAGCGGCGTCATTACGGAGGACACCAAGATAGTCTTTCGGAGCAGCACCTCAATGGTTTATCTTTTCCTGCAAATGTCCTCGGAAATGTGGGACTTTGACATCCATGGAGATCTGTATTTCGAGAAGGCAGTGAATGGTTTTCTCACTGAGCTCTTCCAGAAGTGGAGGAAGTTAAGCTGCAACCATGAGGTTACTATAGTTCTCTTCTCCCGCACCTTCTATGCGGCCAAGTGCTTGGACGAGTTCCCCGAGCACATGCGCGACTGTCTGCAGCAGGACTACAAGGGTCGCTTCTACGAGGACTTCTACCGCGTGGCCATTCAGAACGAGCGCTGCGATGACTGGTGCACGGTGCTGGGACAGCTGCGAAAGCTGTTCACCTCCTATCAG GCCACAGTGCTGCGCTATCATGAAAGGGAGCACATGAAAATCCCCCCAGCCACCAATTCCTCGGCCACGCAAGGCAACTTCCTCGAGGTACTGAACATCTCGCTGAACACCTTCGAAAAGCACTACCTGGACAGAACTTTCGACCGCACCGGTCAGCTCTCTGTGGTCATAACCCCGGGCGTGGGTGTATTCTCAGTGGATCGAGAGCTGACCAACATCACCAAGCAGCGCATCATCGACAATGGAGTGGGCAGCGATTTGGTCTGTGTGGGGGAACAGCCGCTGCATGCAGTGCCGCTACTTAAATTCCACAACAAGGACACCACTTTGACCTCCGCCGACGACTACTCCCTGCCCCACTGGATTAACCTGAGCTTCTACTCCACCAACAAGAAGATAGCATATTCTAGCTTTATACCTCGCATTAAGCTGCCACTTTTTGGCTCTCAGCTGACGTTGTACGATGACGCAGGCGAAGGCGGCGAGGGCGAGGAGAACGAGAGTCACTTCCTAAGCTGCAATCAGTCGGAATACAAGCATAACTCGCTTTTCGACTACGATGCCTATGACGAGCAAATCTTCCAACCATTGCCCGCTCAGAGTACTTG CTCTTTGCAGCGCGTGGTGCGAGCCAAGAAGACATCGGTGCCCAGCCTGGAGACCTATGCCTATAGGAACAACGATTGGGAGAATCTCACACCCACACAGATTCCGGCTATGAGGCGCAAAATGTCCGATCCAGATATTCATCATGGCACCTCGGCAATGCTGGCTGCTTTG CAACCGGATACCACGAATCTCTCAGAGTCTCTGGCTTCGGAGAAGAACTCCCGTCGAACAATCGTCAGCATTGCCCCCATAGTGCGACCCGGACGCGCTCTCATCAATCCCTTTGATCCCTCGCAAGTCACCATCAAGTTGACTTCCAATCGCCGTCGCTGGACGCACATCTTTCCCAAGGGTCCAACCGGAGTGCTTATACAACAGCATCACTATCAAGCGGTGCCAGCGAAAACCACGCAAGCGGGTCAGCAGAGACCATTACAGCAGATCCAGAACAACAGTCAGGCAGgaagcaataacaataacgaGCAGGAGGATTACGGATGCGAGAATGAAGAGCAGTACGACCGAGTGTCCACCCGTTCTCTGCTGAGCAAGTCCGCCTCCTCGCAGAGCTTTGTCATCGGTGACGAAAAAATTGACT TCTTCAAGAGGCGTCAAAACTCGTTGATGAATGCCCTGCCCGCCAATGTGCCCAATCTAACGGCCACCCAGGCCAAATCCTATCTCTGGGGAGCCACTGGGGAGCAGGAGTGGACGCCAGCAATTACCACAG TCAAGCATCTGAGGCCGATCGTCGAGGGCGAGCATCATCATCTGGGCGGCCTGGAGGCACTAAGAGCTGTGGCCGTAGACCCGCCCCCCGATCCGGAGGCGGGCGGAGGCGGCGGAAGAGGAAAGATCATCATAG GTGTCGACTGGAAGTCGCTCACCATACCCGCCTGTCTGCCCATCACCACGGATTACTTTCCCGACAAGCGTTCATTGAACAACGATTATGTGATCTCGGATTACACGCTGCTGCCCGATGATGTGAATCATGATTATGCCCAGAGTAGAGCTGTTTACAGGAAACCTCTGTCCACGGAGGAGGTGTGCAAGGAGATCGTTTCGCAGCGTTTGGCTCAGGGTTTCCAGTTAATCGTGGTCGATGAGAAACCCCCCACTGCGGGCGGATGCTCCTCAGGATCTGCGGTGCAGCCGGTGAAGCCGCCCTGCGAGATTAATAAGGAATACCTGCTCTCCATTGGCCGCATCTTTCACAAAATCTCACTGACCGGTTCGGTGATCACAGTCACGGGTTATAGACCCAG ACACCCATATCCTCCAATAAACGTGGACTACCGGTACCGCTTTCATGCCCCACAGCACGAGACCTACGAAATATCTGGTGTTAATTTTACAACCGAGAAGCTGGAGAACTTTAACTGGAACCACATGGATCTGTACATTTGTACGCGAGGAGATGTGGATTATCCACTGATGGAG AGCCTTAAGTACTGGCGCTATCGCATGTACCTGCTTCCCAGGGAGAACATTGTGAGCAAGATCGCCAGCTGTCAGCGCTGCGACATATTCCCCGATGTGACGGCGGACAATACCCGGGAACAGGTGGAGGACTTCGTCCGGCTGATCGAGGCGGTCAGCAAGCTGAAGCGCCAGTTTGCGCGCAGGGCGAGA GGACTCACGAATTCTCCGTTCCGGGAGAGAGTCGGCAGTAATCGACTGCCGGAAAAGCGACCAAG CATTAATGTGCGTCCCAAGCTGGAAAATGGTCGGATTCCGCGTATATTTCCCGCCACCGATGCTGCGGCAACTGCAGGACTCTCCGCCAGAGATGACCAGGATGATGG GTTCCCCGTTGACATCAAGTTCAGTCCGAATGCCACGCTGGTCGAGATCTTTGAGGCCATGAAGCATCCAGTAACCGGAGTGGGCTACTTTTCCCAGACCCAGTCGTTGCCCTCCTGCACATTTGTGTCCTATGATGCACTGATGTGGTTGAAAACCCGCCTCAACAATGGACGACATCCTCTAGAACTTTTAGAGGCCATGCGAAA GGAGCGCATGATCTGTCATGCTTCGGGTGATTGGAAAAAGCCAGTGGTGCCTGGCTTTGTTTTCTATTATGTGGTGCAGCAGGATAAGAATGCCAAAG ATTACGCCCCGCCTTTGAGCGATTACAGCGCTTTTGTTAATGAATGGCTGGAGATTGAGTTCCAGGGATGCAGTTTCCTATGGTATGATGAGCCTCTAACCACACCAGTGCCCAATTTCTTGAGGGACTCACCCGCTCCCCAATCCTGGACAGAAACCTGCAGTAATA AGCGCGTTTATCGCCAGTCGCATTTGGAGATCGATGTAAACCAGAAGAGCGATCGCATGGAGTGGGGTCATGTCAAGCATCATACAGTGCTGCAGCCCGGATTCGCCTTTGAGATTGTGGTCGAGTGGGTCACCTCATCGGGTCCCATAGTTGCTGATTTG ATTGGTGGCTGGATGCGCAAGGCGAATCAGTTTAACTTTCTGGTCTCAGTGCCAGCAGATCCCATGGCAGAGCCCTTCACCAAGAAATCCGACCCTCTAAGAGGACCCATTTTCATTCCACTCTGCACAACATTCCTGCCCAATGGAGCTGCTCTTTTTGAtg AGTTCCCCGAGGAAAGCAGATCGGATCGTATGTTGTTCTTGCAAGAGgccattttggccaagtttgGATTTTTGCCCTGTGTTTTGGAAAAGAAATACAGCGTGGGAAAGGAT ctgcCCAAGGAATACCAGTATGTTCACTGCACGGGCAATATGTTTGCCTTGATACG CTGCGCTACAAACAACTACCAGGTGGAATCTCCCATTCTACAGGAGGCCAATGTCACTCGATGCGTCTACGGTCACACGAACAACACAAATGTGCCCAAGAAGGTAGGTTTTCTGTGGGCCTGGAATCATATGATTCCCAATAAGAAGTGGAAAGCGCAGACCATCAACAATTCCGCGGACGGGGAGCTCTTCCAGTTGAAAATGCTAAAAGATTTCCGCGAGTTCTGTTCGAACAGCGATCAACGTCTGTCCACTTTTTGGTCGCAGTCCCAGGAACTGAAGCGAAAGGCCCAGAAGTTTGAgtttaacaacaacaacaccgaTGAGGTTAAGCCCAAATAG